A single genomic interval of Stenotrophomonas sp. ZAC14D1_NAIMI4_1 harbors:
- a CDS encoding cysteine hydrolase family protein: protein MSPSRIPRRGLLVIDMQHGLFNGAHRPYRADEVLVNINALIDRAHAADAPVFAARHVGPAGSPLASDSPLSQLLAGLAIDPARDTVFEKTRPSCFFETGLVERLAAAGVEELVIVGMKTDYCVDTTCRAARDLGVAAVLVADAHTTTDSAVLEAQTIVEHHNATLRGAFVSLVASADCTFAAG, encoded by the coding sequence ATGAGCCCATCCCGAATCCCCCGCCGCGGCCTGCTGGTCATCGACATGCAGCACGGCCTGTTCAACGGCGCGCATCGCCCTTACCGCGCTGACGAAGTCCTGGTCAACATCAATGCGCTGATCGACCGCGCACATGCCGCCGATGCCCCGGTGTTTGCCGCACGCCACGTCGGCCCCGCAGGCTCGCCGCTTGCCAGCGACAGCCCGCTGTCGCAGCTGCTGGCTGGCCTCGCCATCGATCCGGCGCGCGACACCGTGTTCGAGAAGACGCGGCCCAGCTGCTTCTTCGAGACCGGCCTGGTCGAGCGACTGGCCGCGGCCGGCGTCGAAGAACTGGTCATCGTCGGCATGAAGACCGACTACTGCGTGGATACCACCTGCCGCGCCGCGCGCGACCTCGGCGTTGCGGCCGTGCTGGTGGCCGACGCGCACACCACCACCGATTCGGCCGTGCTTGAGGCGCAGACCATCGTCGAGCATCACAACGCCACGCTGCGCGGGGCGTTTGTCAGCCTCGTCGCCAGCGCAGACTGCACGTTCGCGGCAGGGTAA
- a CDS encoding NAD(P)H-binding protein: MSQVFIVGAAGKVGRSLVEQASARGHRVLALHRGQDQAAELTALGAGPVQGDLLQLDVAALAALMKGCDVVVFSAGAGGKGGASMTDAIDGRGLELAVAAAQAAAVPRFLLVSAFPEAGRGKHLSDTFENYMVVKKRADVHLAESPLDWVILRPGTLTDEPGTGRVRAGLAIPYGNIARADVAATLLALIEHPQLRRCIIELTEGETPVFDALQALSPA; this comes from the coding sequence ATGAGCCAGGTATTCATCGTCGGCGCAGCCGGCAAGGTCGGCCGTTCCCTTGTCGAGCAGGCCAGCGCACGTGGCCATCGCGTACTGGCCCTGCATCGCGGTCAGGACCAGGCCGCCGAACTCACCGCCCTCGGCGCCGGCCCGGTGCAGGGCGATCTGCTGCAGCTGGATGTCGCCGCGCTGGCGGCGCTGATGAAAGGCTGCGACGTGGTGGTGTTCTCGGCCGGTGCCGGTGGCAAGGGCGGCGCGTCGATGACCGACGCCATCGATGGGCGCGGACTGGAACTGGCCGTGGCCGCGGCACAGGCCGCGGCCGTGCCGCGCTTCCTGCTGGTGTCGGCCTTCCCGGAAGCCGGTCGTGGCAAGCACCTGTCGGATACGTTCGAGAACTACATGGTGGTGAAGAAGCGTGCCGACGTGCACCTGGCCGAAAGCCCGCTGGACTGGGTGATCCTGCGCCCGGGCACGCTCACCGACGAACCGGGCACGGGCCGGGTGCGTGCCGGCCTCGCCATTCCCTACGGCAACATCGCCCGCGCCGACGTCGCTGCCACGCTATTGGCATTGATCGAACACCCGCAGCTGCGCCGCTGCATCATCGAACTCACCGAGGGCGAAACCCCGGTGTTCGATGCACTGCAGGCGCTGTCGCCGGCATGA
- a CDS encoding response regulator codes for MQKYGNEQTQEHCLLLVEDQLDLAELVEDALSNEGNTITHAESVFEALSLLRNEQFDAAILDIELGDGVVFPVADRLAELGVPFLFASAVYDQVVPARHQKARFVAKPFHIPQLQEAVNQTLAQSRGRQPLQR; via the coding sequence ATGCAGAAGTATGGAAATGAACAGACGCAGGAGCACTGCCTGTTATTGGTAGAGGATCAGCTGGATCTGGCTGAATTGGTTGAGGATGCGCTGTCCAACGAGGGGAACACCATCACGCACGCTGAAAGCGTATTCGAGGCACTCAGCCTGCTGCGCAACGAGCAGTTCGATGCCGCCATCCTTGATATCGAGCTCGGCGACGGCGTGGTGTTCCCGGTCGCTGACCGGCTGGCGGAGCTGGGCGTGCCCTTCCTGTTCGCCTCAGCCGTCTACGATCAGGTCGTGCCAGCCCGACACCAGAAAGCACGCTTCGTCGCCAAGCCGTTCCACATCCCGCAACTTCAGGAAGCAGTGAACCAGACGCTGGCCCAGAGCCGTGGCAGACAACCGTTACAGCGCTGA
- a CDS encoding zinc-dependent alcohol dehydrogenase, with protein MQALTYHGRKDVRVETVPDPVLAAEDDIILRVTATAICGSDLHLYRGKIPDLHTGDVLGHEFMGIVEEVGRGVTQVRPGDRVVIPFVIACGECFHCQLAEYAACETTNPGKGAALNAKGLMPPAALFGYSHLYGGVAGGQAEFVRVPKANVGPLRIPDGVADEQVLFLSDILPTGYQAALNAGVKAGSTVAIFGAGPVGLMSAACCRLLGAETIFMVDHLPYRLDFAQRTYGVTPIDFGKVDDPADYIISQTSGRGVDACIEAVGFEAEGSSLETALTAVKLEGSSGVAIRQCIAAARRGGVVSVPGVYAGFIHGFLLGDAFDKGLTFKMGQTHVQGLMPELLTAILEGKLDPGNIISHRMSLAEAAQGYAMFDAKDDDCRKIVLTP; from the coding sequence ATGCAGGCGCTGACCTATCACGGCCGTAAGGATGTCCGCGTTGAGACCGTCCCCGACCCGGTACTTGCCGCAGAAGACGACATCATCCTGCGTGTCACCGCCACCGCCATCTGTGGCTCGGACCTGCACCTGTACCGGGGGAAGATCCCGGATCTGCACACCGGCGATGTGCTGGGCCACGAGTTCATGGGCATTGTGGAAGAGGTTGGCAGGGGCGTAACCCAGGTGCGCCCCGGCGACCGGGTGGTCATACCGTTCGTGATTGCCTGTGGCGAGTGTTTCCACTGCCAGTTGGCGGAGTATGCCGCGTGCGAAACCACCAACCCAGGCAAAGGCGCGGCGCTCAATGCGAAGGGATTGATGCCACCAGCCGCATTGTTCGGATACAGCCACCTCTACGGCGGGGTCGCTGGCGGCCAGGCAGAATTCGTGCGTGTGCCCAAGGCCAATGTCGGTCCCCTGCGGATTCCGGATGGGGTGGCCGACGAGCAGGTGCTGTTCCTGTCCGATATTCTGCCGACGGGCTATCAGGCCGCGCTGAATGCAGGGGTGAAGGCGGGCTCGACGGTTGCGATCTTCGGTGCCGGACCGGTCGGTTTGATGAGCGCCGCGTGCTGCCGGCTCCTGGGTGCGGAAACCATCTTCATGGTGGACCATCTGCCGTATCGCCTGGACTTCGCGCAACGCACCTATGGCGTCACGCCCATCGATTTCGGCAAGGTGGACGATCCGGCGGATTACATCATCAGCCAGACCAGCGGCCGGGGCGTGGATGCCTGCATTGAAGCCGTCGGGTTTGAGGCCGAGGGTAGTTCGCTTGAGACCGCACTGACAGCGGTCAAGCTCGAAGGCAGCAGTGGCGTGGCGATCCGCCAGTGCATCGCCGCCGCCCGGCGCGGCGGGGTGGTCAGCGTTCCCGGGGTCTACGCCGGTTTCATCCATGGCTTCCTGCTGGGGGATGCATTCGACAAGGGGCTGACCTTCAAGATGGGGCAGACCCATGTGCAGGGGCTCATGCCCGAGCTGTTGACCGCCATTCTCGAAGGCAAGCTGGACCCGGGCAACATCATCTCGCACCGCATGAGCCTGGCCGAAGCAGCGCAGGGCTACGCGATGTTCGATGCCAAGGACGACGACTGCCGGAAGATCGTGCTGACCCCGTGA
- a CDS encoding YetF domain-containing protein — protein MSDLFELGMPWFEFVLRATAVYVVVLLLTRLSGKRSIGQSAPFDMLVIVLLGTAVQNSLIGEDTSLLGGLILAATLLGLNWLVGFVTARSRRLHRWVEGAPVVLVRNGKVFWEQLRRCNVAPEDLDVAMRKAGCDGHHQIELAMLETSGEITVDAEGR, from the coding sequence GTGAGCGATCTGTTCGAGCTGGGCATGCCGTGGTTTGAGTTCGTACTACGGGCCACCGCCGTTTACGTGGTGGTGCTGCTGTTGACGCGGCTCAGTGGCAAACGATCGATCGGGCAGTCCGCACCGTTCGATATGCTGGTGATCGTCCTGCTGGGTACGGCGGTGCAGAACTCGCTGATCGGTGAGGACACCTCGCTGCTTGGCGGACTCATCCTTGCCGCCACGTTGCTGGGTCTGAACTGGCTGGTGGGTTTCGTGACCGCGCGCAGCCGGCGCCTGCATCGCTGGGTCGAGGGCGCGCCGGTGGTGCTGGTGCGCAACGGCAAGGTGTTCTGGGAGCAATTGCGCCGTTGCAATGTGGCGCCGGAGGACCTGGACGTGGCCATGCGCAAGGCAGGCTGCGATGGCCATCACCAGATCGAACTGGCCATGCTGGAAACCTCGGGAGAGATCACCGTGGATGCCGAAGGCCGATGA
- the cho gene encoding excinuclease Cho, producing MPSNAQAARRSARAAGYVFPEHLREQAQALPTQPGVYTFHGREGGLPLYIGKSINLRTRVMDHLRTAEEAAMLRQSERISHLPMAGDLGAQLLEAAMVKAERPLYNRLLRRLPRQFSMRLYRGEISVVNSAEVDLTSTPMLYGIYSSARAAREALRRVADENRLCYSLLGLERLPAGRPCFRSMLRQCAGACCGGETLAEHQQRLADALMLLEIAEWPYAGPVAIEERGEAMRQFHVVDGWFYHGSAKTLAAARRVRRTDPLFDRDAYRILRKGLSLGQWALHPL from the coding sequence ATGCCTTCCAACGCGCAGGCCGCGCGACGTTCCGCCCGCGCCGCCGGGTATGTCTTTCCTGAGCATCTGCGTGAGCAGGCACAGGCGCTCCCAACCCAACCGGGGGTCTACACCTTTCATGGGCGCGAGGGTGGCCTGCCCCTGTACATCGGCAAGAGCATCAATCTGCGCACGCGTGTGATGGATCACCTGCGCACGGCCGAAGAGGCAGCGATGCTGCGTCAGTCCGAGCGGATAAGCCATCTGCCAATGGCGGGAGATCTGGGCGCGCAGCTGCTGGAGGCAGCCATGGTGAAAGCCGAGCGCCCCCTGTACAACCGGCTGCTTCGGCGGCTGCCGCGCCAGTTCAGCATGCGGCTGTACCGCGGCGAGATCAGCGTGGTGAACTCGGCAGAGGTGGATCTGACGTCCACGCCGATGTTGTACGGCATCTATTCGAGCGCCCGCGCTGCACGCGAGGCACTGCGCCGCGTGGCGGATGAGAATCGACTCTGCTATTCGCTGCTGGGTCTGGAGCGCCTGCCAGCGGGTCGGCCCTGCTTCCGCTCGATGCTGCGCCAGTGTGCCGGTGCCTGCTGCGGCGGCGAGACCCTTGCCGAGCATCAGCAGCGGCTGGCCGATGCGCTCATGCTGCTGGAGATTGCCGAATGGCCCTACGCCGGCCCCGTGGCCATCGAGGAGCGCGGCGAAGCGATGCGGCAGTTCCACGTCGTTGATGGGTGGTTCTATCACGGCAGCGCGAAGACCCTGGCCGCTGCCCGGCGCGTGCGTCGGACTGATCCGCTGTTCGACCGCGACGCGTACCGCATCCTTCGCAAGGGGCTGTCGTTGGGCCAATGGGCCCTGCACCCGCTATAG
- a CDS encoding glycosyltransferase: MIGVLVPAHNEAEHLPACLRSLAIAAAHPGLAGEPVQIIVALDACTDGSAEVCAGMAAEILSLQARCVGAARAAAAGVLVERGATWLASTDADSEVPADWLVAQRGAGTDVFCGVVDLGELAPQQAWLRSCFQRSERWGEGHGRVHGANMGVSAAAYQRAGGFAAKRCSEDVDLVQRLEDAGASVRWAAAPVVTTSSRLSGRATGGFADHLARLAALQASPHPEFALAY, from the coding sequence ATGATCGGCGTGCTGGTGCCGGCACACAACGAAGCCGAGCACCTTCCGGCGTGCCTGCGCTCGCTGGCCATTGCCGCAGCGCATCCCGGGTTGGCTGGCGAGCCGGTGCAGATAATCGTTGCCCTGGATGCCTGCACGGATGGCAGCGCTGAGGTCTGTGCAGGGATGGCCGCGGAAATCCTCAGCCTGCAGGCACGCTGCGTCGGCGCTGCGCGCGCGGCTGCTGCGGGCGTGCTGGTTGAACGTGGCGCTACGTGGCTTGCCAGCACCGACGCGGACAGCGAGGTCCCGGCCGACTGGCTGGTTGCCCAGCGTGGCGCAGGGACCGATGTGTTCTGTGGCGTCGTCGATCTTGGGGAACTGGCGCCGCAGCAGGCTTGGCTGCGCAGCTGCTTCCAGCGCAGCGAGCGCTGGGGTGAGGGGCATGGTCGCGTGCACGGGGCCAACATGGGCGTCTCGGCGGCTGCCTACCAGCGTGCGGGCGGATTCGCTGCGAAGCGATGTTCGGAGGATGTGGATCTGGTTCAGCGATTGGAAGACGCAGGTGCGTCGGTCCGCTGGGCCGCTGCTCCCGTCGTGACGACGAGCAGCCGATTGTCAGGTCGTGCGACGGGCGGCTTTGCCGACCATCTGGCCCGCCTGGCTGCGCTGCAAGCCTCTCCGCATCCAGAGTTCGCTCTTGCGTACTGA
- a CDS encoding SAM-dependent methyltransferase: MSAQPYFDEIHANEDPFGYRTRWYEERKRDLLMASLTRPGFQRGWELGCSNGVLTERLAGRCERLLATDISPRAAFQARRGLAHLPHVQVHCAQHPQQWPAGRFDLIVCGEMGYYLGPDALVELRDGLHAAMKDDGLLVACHWLPSFPGRATRSALVHERLGHGLQEAFCYRDSDFILQGWTRAPLSLASNEGLR, from the coding sequence ATGAGCGCCCAGCCTTACTTTGACGAAATCCACGCCAATGAAGATCCCTTCGGCTACCGCACCCGCTGGTACGAAGAGCGCAAGCGCGACCTGCTGATGGCCAGCCTGACACGACCCGGTTTCCAGCGCGGCTGGGAGCTGGGCTGCTCCAACGGGGTGCTCACCGAGCGCCTGGCCGGCCGCTGTGAGCGCCTGCTGGCCACCGACATCAGTCCGCGCGCCGCCTTCCAGGCGCGTCGCGGGTTGGCCCATCTGCCGCATGTGCAGGTGCACTGTGCGCAGCATCCGCAGCAATGGCCCGCTGGTCGCTTCGATCTGATCGTCTGCGGCGAGATGGGCTACTACCTCGGCCCAGATGCGCTGGTGGAACTGCGCGATGGGCTGCACGCCGCGATGAAGGACGACGGCCTGCTGGTAGCCTGCCATTGGCTGCCGTCGTTCCCGGGCCGGGCCACCCGCAGCGCGCTGGTGCATGAGCGATTGGGGCATGGCCTGCAGGAGGCGTTCTGCTATCGCGACAGCGATTTCATCCTGCAGGGCTGGACCCGGGCGCCGCTCTCGCTGGCCAGCAACGAGGGGCTGAGATGA
- a CDS encoding PIG-L family deacetylase, which yields MGAVATIHGQGSDERAWEHCDWLWQQPETPLAELVAGAGRIVVVAPHPDDEVLACGGLLCAAAAIGVPVQVVAVTDGEACYPGEAWWTPQRLRQARREELRDALGELAIDAASIVHLGIADGGVSNHETGLEDWLWQTLREDDLVLAPWRFDGHPDHEAAGRAAWRAARSAGCQRLEYPVWGWHWLDPGCAHMAWEAPRLLDISAVAARKREAIAQFRTQTGNVPRLQAEPILPAHVLTRFYRTHEVYFA from the coding sequence ATGGGCGCTGTAGCCACCATCCACGGGCAGGGCTCTGACGAACGCGCATGGGAGCACTGCGATTGGCTCTGGCAGCAGCCCGAGACGCCTTTGGCCGAACTCGTTGCCGGGGCAGGGCGCATCGTGGTGGTCGCGCCGCATCCGGATGACGAGGTATTGGCCTGTGGCGGATTGCTGTGTGCGGCGGCAGCCATTGGCGTGCCGGTGCAGGTGGTGGCGGTGACCGACGGCGAGGCCTGCTATCCGGGCGAAGCCTGGTGGACACCGCAGCGCCTGCGCCAGGCACGCCGCGAGGAACTGCGCGACGCCCTTGGCGAGCTGGCCATCGATGCTGCGTCCATCGTCCACCTTGGCATTGCCGACGGCGGGGTCAGCAATCACGAAACGGGCCTGGAAGATTGGTTGTGGCAGACGCTGCGCGAGGACGACCTGGTGCTGGCACCGTGGCGCTTCGATGGACACCCCGACCATGAAGCAGCGGGCCGTGCTGCCTGGCGTGCCGCGCGTTCGGCCGGATGCCAGCGCCTGGAGTATCCGGTGTGGGGCTGGCACTGGCTGGACCCAGGTTGCGCCCACATGGCCTGGGAAGCGCCACGCCTGCTCGATATTTCCGCTGTCGCCGCGCGCAAGCGTGAGGCCATCGCCCAGTTCCGCACCCAGACCGGCAATGTGCCCCGGCTGCAGGCCGAGCCCATCCTTCCGGCCCACGTGCTCACCCGCTTCTACCGTACCCACGAGGTCTACTTTGCATGA
- a CDS encoding acyl-CoA/acyl-ACP dehydrogenase, with translation MLAPVLPPPLSNLARQRLLQVPGLPLPGQGHTLERWRALAALGHEDLCLAKVLEAHHDAVAILHELRVPVPAEQLLAVWAAEGPASTLRAEHTGRLRGDKPWCSGSNLADTALVTVRGESGVQLYKVDASQWHCMESEPWPAAGMAGVPSTTVRFDDAEAEAVGPVNGYLERPGFWHGGAGIAAVWFGAATALAERMQHACSEGLRARLLGKADLALAPAAALLRELAHAIDAAPQLTHRVQVVRVRSVVERAATQVLDLAGRALGPAPMCMEDAHARRWADLTVFMRQSHADKDWEWLGGQCARQVMPWAL, from the coding sequence ATGCTTGCTCCGGTGCTGCCTCCCCCATTGTCCAACCTCGCCCGGCAACGCCTGCTGCAGGTGCCTGGTCTTCCACTTCCGGGCCAGGGCCACACACTGGAGCGCTGGCGGGCGCTGGCTGCCCTGGGCCATGAAGACCTGTGTCTGGCCAAGGTGCTTGAGGCGCATCACGATGCAGTGGCGATCCTGCATGAACTACGCGTGCCCGTCCCAGCAGAGCAACTGCTGGCGGTGTGGGCGGCTGAAGGCCCCGCCAGTACGCTGCGGGCCGAGCACACGGGACGCCTGCGCGGTGACAAGCCCTGGTGTTCTGGAAGCAATCTGGCCGACACCGCGTTGGTGACCGTGCGCGGTGAGTCGGGCGTCCAGTTGTACAAGGTGGACGCGTCGCAGTGGCACTGCATGGAGAGCGAGCCGTGGCCGGCCGCCGGCATGGCCGGCGTGCCCTCCACCACGGTGCGCTTCGACGACGCTGAGGCCGAAGCGGTCGGGCCCGTCAACGGTTACCTGGAACGTCCCGGCTTCTGGCACGGTGGTGCCGGCATCGCCGCGGTCTGGTTCGGTGCGGCGACCGCGCTGGCCGAGCGCATGCAGCACGCCTGCAGTGAGGGCCTGCGTGCACGCCTGCTGGGCAAGGCTGACCTCGCGCTGGCCCCGGCAGCGGCACTGCTGCGCGAACTGGCCCATGCCATCGATGCAGCGCCACAGCTTACCCACCGGGTGCAGGTCGTGCGCGTGCGCAGCGTGGTCGAACGCGCCGCCACGCAGGTACTGGACCTGGCCGGCCGCGCGCTTGGCCCGGCGCCGATGTGCATGGAAGATGCCCATGCGCGCCGCTGGGCCGATCTGACCGTGTTCATGCGGCAGAGCCATGCCGACAAGGATTGGGAATGGCTGGGCGGACAGTGCGCCCGGCAGGTGATGCCATGGGCGCTGTAG
- the xth gene encoding exodeoxyribonuclease III, with protein MPRRKTLRIATFNVNGIGPRLPHLLAWLDREAPDVVALQELKATDAAFPAAELEQAGYGAIWCGEARWNGVALLARDAVPIESRRRLPGDPKDSQSRYLEAAVHGIVVGALYLPNGNPQPGPKFDYKLRWMQRLLRHARSLVDLPHPAVLMGDFNVIPTDLDVYDPKAWKRDALFQPDVREAFEQLLAQGWRDALREIHGETVIYTFWDYFRQHAERDRGLRIDHLLLNPALAPRLQDAGVDRWVRLQEKASDHAPTWLTVSI; from the coding sequence ATGCCACGCCGGAAAACGCTGCGCATCGCCACCTTCAACGTCAACGGCATCGGCCCGCGCCTGCCGCATCTGCTGGCATGGCTGGACCGCGAAGCGCCCGATGTGGTGGCCCTGCAGGAGCTGAAAGCCACCGATGCTGCCTTCCCGGCAGCCGAGCTGGAGCAGGCGGGCTATGGCGCGATCTGGTGCGGCGAGGCGCGCTGGAACGGCGTTGCGCTGCTGGCGCGGGATGCGGTGCCGATCGAAAGCCGTCGCCGGCTGCCGGGGGATCCCAAGGACAGCCAGAGCCGCTATCTGGAAGCGGCCGTGCATGGCATCGTCGTTGGCGCGCTGTATCTGCCCAACGGCAATCCGCAGCCTGGCCCGAAGTTCGATTACAAGCTGCGCTGGATGCAGCGGCTGCTGCGCCATGCCCGCTCGCTGGTCGATCTGCCCCACCCGGCGGTGCTGATGGGCGACTTCAATGTCATCCCCACCGACCTGGACGTGTATGACCCCAAGGCCTGGAAGCGTGACGCGCTGTTCCAGCCCGACGTCCGCGAGGCATTCGAGCAGCTGCTCGCGCAGGGCTGGCGCGATGCGCTGCGCGAAATACACGGGGAAACGGTCATCTACACCTTCTGGGATTACTTCCGCCAGCACGCCGAGCGCGACCGCGGCCTGCGCATCGATCACCTGCTGCTCAACCCCGCATTGGCGCCGCGCCTGCAGGACGCAGGCGTCGACCGCTGGGTGCGGCTGCAGGAGAAAGCCAGCGATCACGCGCCGACGTGGCTCACCGTCAGCATCTGA
- a CDS encoding SDR family oxidoreductase, which translates to MRVFLTGATGFIGRRVCEQLQAAGHEVIGLTRSDAGAEALRAAGAHVQRGELGDLASLRAGAAAADAVIHTAFDHDFSRFAANCEQDAAVIGALGEVLKGSPRPLLITSGVGMGEAAPGQPALETVFNPGHGNPRIASERAGNALLDAGIDVRVMRLPQVHDTFRQGLISYFIDIARKQAVAAYVGEGGNRWSAAHVDDVARAYVLALERGHAGERYHAVAEEGISARRIAEVVGAGLGVPVRSIAAEDAAAMFGWFGLFAGMDLPASSALTRQRLGWQPVGPTLLQDLQDMEYREGR; encoded by the coding sequence ATGCGTGTATTCCTGACCGGCGCCACCGGCTTCATTGGCCGCCGCGTATGCGAGCAGTTGCAGGCGGCAGGCCATGAGGTCATCGGCCTGACCCGCTCGGACGCGGGCGCCGAGGCCCTGCGTGCCGCAGGCGCCCACGTGCAGCGCGGCGAGCTGGGCGACCTGGCCAGCCTGCGCGCAGGCGCGGCGGCAGCCGATGCGGTGATCCACACCGCGTTCGACCACGATTTCAGCCGCTTCGCCGCCAACTGCGAGCAGGACGCGGCCGTGATCGGCGCACTGGGCGAGGTACTGAAGGGCTCGCCGCGCCCGCTGCTGATCACCTCCGGCGTCGGCATGGGGGAGGCCGCGCCCGGCCAGCCGGCGCTGGAAACCGTGTTCAATCCTGGCCATGGCAACCCGCGCATCGCCTCCGAACGCGCGGGCAACGCGCTGCTCGACGCGGGCATCGACGTGCGGGTGATGCGCCTGCCGCAGGTGCACGATACCTTCCGCCAGGGCCTGATCAGCTACTTCATCGACATCGCGCGGAAGCAGGCGGTGGCCGCTTACGTGGGCGAGGGCGGCAACCGGTGGTCTGCGGCCCATGTGGATGATGTGGCCCGTGCCTACGTCCTGGCCCTGGAGCGCGGCCACGCCGGTGAGCGCTACCACGCCGTGGCCGAGGAGGGCATCAGTGCCCGCCGCATCGCCGAGGTGGTGGGTGCGGGGCTGGGCGTGCCGGTGCGCAGCATTGCTGCGGAAGACGCGGCCGCGATGTTCGGCTGGTTCGGCCTGTTCGCCGGCATGGACCTGCCGGCATCGAGTGCACTGACCCGGCAGCGCCTTGGTTGGCAGCCGGTCGGCCCGACGCTGCTGCAGGATCTGCAGGACATGGAGTATCGCGAGGGGCGCTGA
- a CDS encoding helix-turn-helix transcriptional regulator, with product MNQHSLGEFLKSRRARLDPASFGFATGRRRTPGLRREEVAQRASISPTWYTWLEQGRGGAPSAEVLDRIASALRLTDAEREHVYMLGLGRPPEVKYRSGDSISPRLQRVLDALPYSPALIRTPTWDVVAWNHAATVLLTDYAQVPPSERNILRFIFSNSRVRAAQEDWSSVARFVVASLRADAIRAGAEAEVAQLAAELSASSPEFAALWRSNDVASEGDGSKRLKHPELGPLELEFSTFSVEARPDLSMIVYTAGNAATLQRIAAFIEAQRTPPPPVGK from the coding sequence ATGAACCAGCACTCGCTCGGAGAATTCCTCAAGAGCCGCCGCGCACGGCTGGATCCGGCCAGTTTCGGTTTCGCCACCGGCCGCCGACGCACGCCAGGCCTGCGTCGCGAGGAGGTGGCGCAACGGGCCAGCATCAGCCCGACCTGGTACACCTGGCTGGAACAGGGCCGCGGTGGCGCACCCTCGGCCGAGGTGCTGGACCGCATCGCGTCCGCCCTGCGCCTGACCGATGCAGAACGCGAGCACGTGTACATGCTGGGGCTGGGCCGCCCGCCGGAAGTGAAATACCGCAGCGGTGACAGCATCTCGCCGCGCCTGCAGCGGGTGCTCGATGCCCTGCCCTACAGCCCGGCGCTGATCCGCACCCCGACCTGGGATGTGGTCGCCTGGAACCACGCCGCCACGGTACTGCTGACCGACTACGCGCAGGTGCCGCCCAGCGAGCGCAACATCCTGCGCTTCATCTTCAGCAACAGCCGGGTACGCGCGGCGCAGGAAGACTGGAGCAGCGTTGCACGCTTCGTGGTGGCATCGCTGCGGGCCGACGCGATCCGCGCCGGTGCCGAGGCGGAGGTGGCGCAGCTGGCGGCCGAGCTTTCGGCCAGCAGCCCCGAGTTCGCGGCGCTCTGGCGCAGCAACGATGTGGCCAGCGAAGGCGATGGCAGCAAGCGGCTCAAGCACCCGGAGCTGGGCCCGCTGGAGCTGGAATTCTCGACGTTCTCGGTGGAGGCACGCCCGGACCTGTCGATGATCGTCTACACCGCCGGCAACGCGGCCACGCTGCAGCGGATCGCGGCGTTCATCGAGGCGCAGCGCACCCCGCCGCCGCCTGTGGGAAAATGA
- a CDS encoding HAD family phosphatase, which translates to MSPFPFDAVLFDCDGVLVDSEPLVARVLSEMLTERGWPLTQQQAGEIFLGKSVAGLAGLIEERTGKPFTEAWLDEFRHQRNVALERDLVEIPGAPSAVRALQAATGGRIACASGADLLKVRLQLGKIGILDAFGGQIFSGQDQPRTKPHPDVYLAAAASLGVDPTRCAVIEDTVTGATAGVAAGATVFGYSPGGQYHSTPEALRAAGVHVIFESMHALPAVLAAYAANAAA; encoded by the coding sequence ATGTCCCCCTTCCCCTTCGATGCCGTGCTGTTCGACTGCGATGGCGTCCTCGTCGATTCCGAGCCGCTGGTGGCCCGCGTGCTTTCGGAAATGCTGACCGAGCGCGGCTGGCCGCTGACCCAGCAGCAGGCCGGCGAGATCTTCCTCGGCAAATCCGTGGCGGGCCTGGCTGGCCTGATCGAGGAACGCACCGGCAAGCCCTTCACCGAGGCGTGGCTGGATGAATTCCGCCACCAGCGCAACGTGGCGCTGGAGCGCGACCTGGTTGAAATACCCGGCGCACCGTCCGCCGTGCGTGCGCTGCAGGCGGCCACCGGCGGCAGGATCGCCTGCGCCTCGGGCGCCGATCTGCTGAAGGTGCGCCTGCAGCTGGGCAAGATCGGCATCCTCGATGCCTTCGGCGGGCAGATCTTCAGTGGCCAGGACCAGCCGCGGACCAAGCCGCACCCCGATGTGTACCTTGCCGCCGCCGCGTCGCTGGGCGTCGATCCGACCCGCTGCGCGGTCATCGAAGACACCGTGACCGGCGCCACCGCGGGCGTTGCTGCCGGCGCCACGGTCTTCGGTTACAGCCCGGGCGGCCAGTACCACAGCACGCCCGAAGCCCTGCGTGCAGCCGGTGTCCACGTGATCTTCGAGTCGATGCACGCGCTGCCGGCCGTGCTGGCCGCGTACGCCGCCAACGCAGCCGCGTGA